From Tachyglossus aculeatus isolate mTacAcu1 unplaced genomic scaffold, mTacAcu1.pri scaffold_218_arrow_ctg1, whole genome shotgun sequence, a single genomic window includes:
- the LOC119923684 gene encoding olfactory receptor 7A10-like, producing the protein MAKGNQTSILEFLLLGLFDWVEQQQFFFGLFLCMYLLGVLGNLLIILAVGSDPHLHTPMYFFLINLSLTDACLLSNTIPKMLANLLTQDKSISYAGCLAQMCFFILFVGLDHFLLTGMAYDCYLAICHPLHYTTIMNPRLCALMVAGSWSVSSLDALVHTLLVPLSFCTDNEILHFFCRHNRVLKLSCTDTLINDVLLYVLAVVLAIFPFVGIVFSYTRIITTVSRVPSAKGRYKAFNTCCSHLSGISLFYGTGFGVYLSPVSTQASRKGSIASVMYMVVTPMLNPFIYSLRNKDMKEALRNVFRGKNVFVQRL; encoded by the coding sequence ATGGCGAAAGGGAACCAAACCAGCATCTTGGAattcctcctccttggactgttcGACTGGGTGGAGCAGCAGCAGTTCTTCTTCGGGCTGTTCCTCTGCatgtacctgcttggggtcctggggaacctgctcatcATCCTGGCTGTTGGCtctgacccgcacctgcacacccccatgtatttcttcctcatcaACCTCTCCCTGACCGATGCCTGTCTATTATCTAACACGATCCCCAAGATGTTGGCCAACCTCCTGACCCAAGATAAATCCATATCCTAcgctggctgcctggcccaaatgTGTTTCTTCATTCTCTTTGTAGGTCTAGACCATTTCCTCCTCACCGGCATGGCTTATGATTGCTACCtggctatatgccaccccctccactacaccaccatcatgaacccacggctctgtgccctgatggttgctgggtcctggagtgTCAGTAGCCTTGATGCCCTGGTTCACACATTATTGGTTCCGTTATCTTTCTGTACAGacaatgaaatccttcacttCTTCTGTAGGCATAATCGGGTCCTAAAGCTTTCCTGCACAGATACTTTGATCAATGATGTATTGCTATATGTGCTGGCTGTTGTATTGGCTATTTTTCCCTTTGTGGGTATTGTTTTCTCTTACACTCGCATCATAACCACCGTATCGAGAGTCCCATCTGCCAAAGGAAGATATAAAGCTTTCAACACCTGTTGCTCACATCTATCAGGGATCTCCTTATTCTACGGCACTGGGTTTGGGGTCTACCTCAGccccgtatctacccaagcatcacGGAAGGGCTCAATAGCCTCTGTGATGTACATggtggtcacccccatgctgaaccccttcatctacagcctgaggaacaaggacatgaaagaggctctgagaaatgtTTTCAGAGGGAAAAATGTCTTCGTGCAAAGACTgtga
- the LOC119923683 gene encoding olfactory receptor 7C1-like — protein sequence MYLLGVLGNLLIVLAVGSDPHLHTPMYFFLINLSLADACILSTMIPKMLTNLQTQDKSISYAGCLAQMFFFLFFVGLDHFLLTGMAYDRYLAICHPLHYTTIMNPRLCALMVAGSWSVRVSLFYGTGFGVYLSPVSTQASRKASIASVMYTVVTPMLNPFIYSLRNQDMKEALRNVFREKNVSMQRL from the exons atgtacctgcttggggtcctggggaacctgctcatcgtcctggccgtcggctccgacccgcacctgcacacccccatgtacttcttcctcatcaACCTCTCCCTGGCTGATGCCTGTATATTATCTACCATGATTCCCAAGATGTTGACCAACCTCCAGACCCAAGATAAATCCATATCCTAcgctggctgcctggcccaaatgttttttttcctgttctttgtaggtctagaccatttcctcctcaccgggatggcttatgatcgctacctggctatatgccacccactccactacaccaccatcatgaatccacggctctgtgccctgatggttgctgggtcctggagtgTTA GGGTCTCTTTATTCTACGGCACTGGTTTTGGGGTCTACCtcagccctgtatctacccaagcatcacGGAAAGCCTCGATAGCCTCCGTGATGTACAcggtggtcacccccatgctgaaccccttcatctacagtctgaggaaccaagacatgaaagaggctctgagaaatgtgtTCAGAGAGAAAAATGTCTCCATGCAAAGACTGTGA